The Falco naumanni isolate bFalNau1 chromosome 1, bFalNau1.pat, whole genome shotgun sequence genome window below encodes:
- the GDPD1 gene encoding lysophospholipase D GDPD1 has product MSATLYLLSTLGGYVLTSALLLKCPGLLHRPKRQRFRCRHISHRGGAGENLENTMAAFHHAVNIGTDMLELDCHLTKDEQVVVSHDENLKRSTGVDVNISDLKYSELPPYLCKLDVTFQKECHCEGKDNRIPLLKEVFEAFPQTPVNIDIKMNNNVLIKKVSELVSQYKREHLTVWGNVNYEVVSKCLKENADIPIIFCLQRVLLLLGLFYTGLLPFIPFKEEFLEIPMPSIILKLKEPQKMTRSQKFIIWLADTLLMRKALFDHLTARGIQVYIWVLNEEQEYKRAFDLGATGVMTDYPTKLKEFLHNYPA; this is encoded by the exons ATGTCGGCGACGCTGTACCTGCTGTCCACGCTGGGCGGATACGTCCTTACCTCGGCTCTTCTCCTCAAGTGTCCGGGGCTGCTCCACCGGCCCAAGAGGCAGCGTTTCCGCTGCCGGCACATCTCCCACCGCGGCG gTGCTGGAGAGAACCTGGAAAACACGATGGCAGCCTTTCACCA cGCGGTTAATATAGGAACAGACATGTTGGAGCTAGATTGTCACCTGACAAAAGATGAGCAAGTGGTTGTGTCCCATGATGAGAACCTGAAGAGATCAACAGGAGTTGATGTCAACATATCTGACCTCAAATACTCT gaacTTCCACCATATCTCTGCAAGTTGGATGTCACATTTCAGAAAG AATGTCACTGTGAGGGAAAAGATAACCGTATTCCACTCCTGAAAGAGGTGTTTGAGGCATTTCCACAAACTCCTGTCAACATTGACATCAAAATGAACAACAATGTGTTGATCAAAAAG GTTTCAGAGCTGGTGAGTCAGTATAAGCGAGAGCATTTGACGGTATGGGGGAACGTCAATTACGAGGTTGTATCAAAGTGTCTTAAGGAG AATGCTGACATTCCCATCATCTTCTGTTTGCAACGTGTCCTCCTGCTTCTTGGCCTGTTCTACACTGGTCTGCTGCCATTCATTCCTTTCAAGGAAGAATTCTTAGAAATTCCCATGCCTTCAATCATCCTCAA GCTGAAAGAACCACAGAAGATGACAAGAAGCCAGAAATTTATTATCTGGCTAGCTGACAC aTTGCTAATGCGGAAAGCACTTTTTGACCACCTCACTGCTCGGGGCATTCAG GTGTATATTTGGGTACTGAATGAAGAACAAGAATACAAGCGGGCATTTGATTTGGGAGCAACTGGAGTGATGACAGACTATCCAACAAAACTTAAGGAGTTTTTACACAATTACCCAGCATAA